The DNA sequence CCCCTCAGACAACCAGCCGGCTCCAGTCACCTCCACCAGCCAAACAGTCACATACCCTGATATAGGTAAGGGTTCACTCCATTTCCACTCCATCAAGGAGATACCTTATTTGGAGTTTAATATTTGATTTCTTCGTCGCTTTTTTAACCGCGTCTTATGTTAGCTTTTTGCCTTTAAAAGCTTTATTTATTAGTGTTGGTTATTTTACTGTTGTCCATCTAAAATAGCTTATACTAAACTTTTTGGATGGCATGATTATTTTTCCTAAATTCCCCATGCAATACGTCCAATATTCGACACGCTTTTTTTCTAATCTATACgatatttttattgtcattttaaAGCTGCAGGAAATTACAAGCCCTTGTAGAAGATACCATTTAAAGTGCAAaagtataatgtgaaaaaataacataaagtgctgaagtataaTATGAAGTTAGCACCAATGTAAAGCAGGTTAATATAAAAGTTGCACCATAAATCATGGCGTGACTGCAGTTAATCCGACTAATGAGGGCTTCGTTATAGGAGATTGCATCGCACATTTTGAGTTCGCATTAAATAAAGTATCTCCCTCTGGCCGTGGATCATTCACAGATGTTCACAAACAATTCAGAAGGAATGAGAACTAGTACAAATAGGAAACAAAAGAACGATAGAGTGGTGAATGCACACACAGATAGCATCGTTTAATTTCCGTGGAGTGAACAGTGCATTTCATCTACTTGGGTTGAAACTTCTACCTGCCTGCTTATCCCACGGGCACAACATAAGTTGCtgtttgtttccagcattttctgtttgtgtttGAACACGAGCCTAGCCCTGAGCCTGCGCCTCATTGATCGACAACAATGTCCATTTGGCGTATGACTTGGGCTTGGTGGTTGCACATTTTACACGTTGGACATATATTACGCTCAGACTGGTGGTCTGATTTATTTTGTATTCACCACAAAAAAAGAGAGATAACAATTTCACTCTTTCAAAATTTCTTATAAGGCACGATTCAATTCATCGACAATATTCAATGCCATGTGACCAGTTGTATTTCAAATATATTATTAACTGATTACGTATTTTCAATATATGTTCTAGCATTATTTTCAATGAATGAAATCTTGTCAACTTAGCAAAAATAAATGTTGCCAAATAATGTGAAGACGTTGCTTGAAAAGTACAGGACTGCGTTGGTTCTATAAAGACTGGTGCAAATTATAAGAGCATTCTAAAATGCGTATTGAACGCAGAACTTAACTTTACCAGTCCACTGCAATTAACAGTGCCACTCAAATACTTGAATTTCCATGTTTAAACTAGTTCTCAAGAAAGGAAAAATGTTCAATTGTTAAAGGAAGTAACTCGGGTTAAAGAAAAAGTAATTTCAAAGCAAGCTGGGAAGCAGACATTAAATAATTTTTTGTTTTCTGCTgcggttcaatttttttttttacgctCTTAATTTGCATTTCaacaaagtttcttaaatgcgATGCTTGTTCTTCGTGGAAGATGTGAACTATTTCTGGGATTACTAGGAAATTCATCTGATATTGAATGGTCAATTTTGCATTGATACAAATTTAAACAGAAAAGATAAGGATGTAAGTGTGGTCAAAGAAGGGGCGTGTGATTTCCACTGGCGGTCTCTTGCGTGAGTTTGAGTTTACATTGGTGAAGACAAAATGCAAAATTTCTCTAAAGCCGCATTTAAAACATGGCCATCTTATTAAAGTTTGTTTAAgatcttttttttctgttttgggTTTAAAGAAAAGGGCACAGTCCCAATTGGCTCCTGTCTTTGCTTTCATGCTTAGAATTAAAATCAATGAACTCCATTATCTAAAATGTCAAACAAAATCTTGCCTCTCTGCAGCCAAAACTGATGAACCTTACGACGTTTATCACCCTTAGTACATGAAAAACAATGAAGGAATCATCTTTTTGTGCTGACTTGGAATAAAGCAAAGTGCTAGCCACACCTAAACCTTCTAAAGTACAGAATATTTTAAAACGTTTGTCTTTGACTCATTAGAATGCAGATTGTTTCAGCATCACTTTAAGACATAATTGTTTTTCATAGAGGTTGGATGAAATACACTGTACCACTGTTTATCATATTTCTGCTTTATCCTTATAGCTTTATCCAAGTGTTTTCTGCCAAGTTTCCCGCAGGTCCTCTTGGCTTGCTGTGGTGGGTCCTGTCAACAGCAGGTCTCCCCCACTGATTTTCCAAGTAAGTTTTTGTGCTGCATCAGTAATGCCTGATTTGTTTTGTATACCGTAGCAATACGATTTCATGTGGTCTGAAAATGGTTCCATGTCAAATGCCACATTACAGCTGGACAGTTAATGTATTGTCATTTCAATGTATGGCTTTCTCAATGACATTTTACAAATTTCCACAATGAACTGCATGGCTTAAAAAGTCATTAGCATCAAGCATACATCATTTCAAAATGTGTGCTAGTACCTGTTAATTGATCTCAATGTATTTTGCAGAATGCCCTTGGGGAAATATTGCTTTTATTTATAAATCATCTGCACAAATTATAAATAACTTTGATTCAGCATATTTATAAAGGAAAGAGGTAATGCCTTACGAATATCAAATATACTAATAGGCATTGGTGGTGCCTTTGAGGCATTACATTGAATTTCCAAAGGCAATGTCACTTTAAGTCAAACTGGCTGCTTAGTGAATTCAGAGTTTCGGTGAATAAATAGCTTTAGAAGAAAAAGCCTCGGAAAACTGAGTTGCAAACCTGAATGCTTCTTGACAAGTGAGGCAGCAAATTCTGGCTGTTTAATGAGCTGAGACTCTTTGAAATGTTTTCAGGGGGCTGCCGCTTTCCCACAGAGAGTTTTACATGGCTGTGGCGCCCATACAATGGGCAACAGGGCCATGACCAATCTTCACTTTCACTTTCTTCATCCACACGCGACCTTGCCACTATTTTTCACAGTACAGATGAACTTTCCAAATCGGCCTGTGTTAAGAAAGTACTGGATGGGGGTCAGGTGCCCTTTCGTCCGGCCATAAATAAAGCTCTGTTTGCAAGTCTTGGGTCCTGTCTCTCACATTccattgggggggtgggggggaagggggtggatcCTATGAAGCACCAGCATTGGGATCAGTTCATTGAGACATAAATGAAATCCACTTTTATAGACCTTCTTCAACTAATCAGGGTACCAACGTTCTGTCTATCTGAATAGAGATCACTGGATCAACATAGCAAAAAACTGCTATTTTGTTTGGTGATGTGATTAAATTACAGctaagtaaccatataacaattacagcacagaaacaggacatctcagcccctcaagtccgtgccgaacacttattttcccttagtcccatctatctgcactcagaccataaccctccattcctttcccgtccatatacctatccaatttatttttaaatgataaaatcgaacctgcctccaccacttccactggaagctcattccacacagctaccactctctgagtacagaagttcctcctcatgttacctctaaacttctgtcccttaattctcaagtcaaggTCTGTTTTTTTTTGGTTGCCCTATCCGAATGGCAATGTGCATTCATCTGGACTCCACATTTGTCAAAGATGCATCCGTATGTTTTCTGGAGTCAATTTCTTTCAGCGCTCTGAGTTACAGGTAGTATAGACACTGGCAAAAGAAATGTTGAAATTTCCAAGAGGCTTTTAACTGCACAATGGAATGAATAAGTTGGACCTTGATGGAGAAATCCAGGGTGAATAAAGCAACATGATCCAGAGAGTGTTTGCCAatggataaaacataaaaatgtgGTTGGCCCTTTTCAAAGTGCAGATATCGGGCTAAAAGGAGTCTTGGGGATAGCTTGGGGCATGTAAAAGTTGACAAAGAAATATGCAGCACAGAGAGTTTGATGGGATCCAGTGTTGTGGATGTTCAAGTAACATTGTGGAAAGAATATGGTGGTAGTATTATGCATTAATTGAAGTATCCAGAAGATGGAAAATCTGTTCAGGGTGGATATCCAAAATAATTTAGATTAGAAATTCAGTGCAAATGGAAAATTTCAGGGCAGGAGCATCAACACTCAAATTAGAAAATAGCGATTTAACTCATGAAAATGAATACAAAAGTTTAATATTTTGATTTGCTATTTTGGGGTTAATATAATGTAAGATTTTTAATGTTTGTAAATAAAATGTGTACTTTATATGTACTAATGTTATGTTCGTCTGACATGGACTTCTAAACCATGAATGATGCCAGAGCAACCTTTGGCATTTTTGGCCTGTCTGATTCATGACAATTGCTTATGTCTGCTTATCAAAATACTCTGGGCACCAATACAAATACTAATGCTGCACTCCAATGCCCTCCCGCCACCTGACCACAGCATATTCTCAATTGAGCCCATGTCCATTGTCTATCGTGAATCAATCTTGGAATGGAGTGCTCAATGGTATATTTATGATCTGGATACTGTGCAATCCAGTCAGTTATACTGGGAGCTTTGGGAATGACTAAACTTTGACAACAAATTTCTAGGCTCGGATTGGATCAtcaggttcaatggtgctttgatAGTCaaatgtgcaaagtgcaaatacacagtgaaattattttcttacaaaagtCCAGTGGAGTAttgccagagatagacacaaagtgctggaataacacaacaGATCAGACCTTTGGtatataccaacatctgcagttcattgtttcagagtattgccatacccaagcacatccctggttacgatatgatagaactttatttatcccaggagggaaattgatttgccaacagtcagaagaacacaaaatacatgaaacatgaaattaaagtgacaagtggataggattggggatgtgcaaagattgggtggGTGGGgcggagtcagtctcagtctaccccaccattgaagggggaggagttgtacagtttgatagccacagggaagaaggatctcctgtggtgttctgtactgcatcttggtggaaccagtctgttgctgaaggtactcctcaggttgaccagtgtgtcatggagggggtgagctgtattgtccaggatgctctgcagtttgaggagcatactCCCCGCCAAAAACCACCCctcgtgaatccaactccgccccaggatggagccagccttcctgatgaattCATTCATTCTAGTTGCATCCTCAGTCTTCACCCTGCGGCCCTGATTAGCAACTTGTGTAGAAATAATTTACTGATCCCGCATGCAAGAAgagccatgttttggtgccattttcaaagtctagtCTACGCTCCAGTTATTATGAGCGGTGCCCGTTCtgggcaagccccaggctgctgtgggccTCCAGCCGTCGGCTGTCCTTGAACGTGGGGGATGACCTGCAAACGGACGTTACTCTCctcgcccatccacctttgtgccATCGGggacgcctcctgcagccgaccttgagggcgcaGTAGACCAGGCCCTGGTTCCATCCCCTCTCCTACCAGCCTCACTCCTCCCAGTCATGTCATTCAGGTCTTCCGTCACGCTCCATCCTCCCGGTCTCAGGTCTTTGGGGGATGAGCATGGGTTGGGTCGGCTGGGGGGGGCTTTCCCTTCCAGTCCGTGGTCCACCGGGTTATCCGAGCAGGGGCTCGCTCAGCGGGCTCCCCCCTGTAGGCCGCGGACCACCGGGTCTTGCGTTCGGGGGACCGGCTCGGCAGTTACCCCCTGAAAGCAGGCGGTGCTCTGGTAGCACTGGGATCAGGCATTAATGCCATGGAATTTTTCATCACCAATTGCTGCTGTCTTTAAGGAACCTTTTCCACAAAGATAATGCCGTCTCTTGGGGTGAACGTATCCTTTTCAAACATTTTGGATGATAATTTCCCGGTGAAGAGCAACAGATTTCATCAGGTTGGCTAGCAGTTAGTTATAGTGAAGACTTCTCACTGAGAGCAAGCCAGCAATTACAAATTAAAATTTTATACCCTGATTTACTGAATATAAAATATTCATAGATATGAGGTTAAGATGGAGGCAAAATTTAAAACTTATGAATAAAATCAATTACTTTAAaatccactatattttatttttctcattgactTACAATCCACAAAACAAATTGTACCTTTTTCAAGGAAAGAGtcagtattaaacattaaatctgGTTTAGTGCATCATTGAAAATGTACTCCTTCATACAGCACAGTGTGGTGTATTCAAGATATTTCATTAGCTGAATTGTTCACGAGTCCTGAAATTCTAATAATTCACTGATCTCCTCTGATTACAGTGGAGAAGATTGTAAGATAGATTGATAGATCACCGATAATTGCCTTGGTATTTCCACATTCAACAGCAGATGTACAGTAACTAAGTAGCTGTGCAGAATGTCTAATATGTACAGAATGTCTAATATCCCTACATTTATGCTGTTTTACTTTCTAGTTAGCAGTTCTTTCAGGAACTGTGAATTTCCCCTTTGGCCTCAGGTTAGTCACAACAAGGTGCGAAGAGGAATCCTGCGGAGAGTTGTCTTTTCTGAAGAACAGCGGAAATCACTGGAGAAGACCTTTCAAAAGCAGAAATACATTAGCAAGACCGACAGAAAGAAACTGGCCACTCATCTTGGTCTTAAAGATTCACAGGTACTGGATGTCAGCCTCTTTACCTCACTGGTTAGTAACTGATGAACAAAAGCTAATGCTATAAGTTCATACATTATACACAAGGAAAAAAACATCAGATGTTACAGTGTTTGCAGCATAAATATTGTGCAGAAACATAGTTATTAAATCACTGagggaggcctttcagcccatactTGCTCACTTTTCATCAGCGCTAGAGTCAGTTCCACTTCTTATGACATGGAAGGAAGCCTTTCAGTCCAAGCCAGTTCTCAACACAATCAGTgccggctttgatttgttctatattggtgccagctctgattgttctgtactttttcatgcctctattttcccctctcccctgactctcagtctgaagaagggtcttgacccgaaacgtcacctattccttttctccagtgatgctgcctgacccgctgagttactccagcatttcgtgtctacaagatcataagacataggaacagaattaggccattcggcccaatgagtctgctccaccattcaatcacggttgatcaATTTTCCCCTTCAAcccaattcttctgccttctccctgtaacctttgacactcttactaatcaagaatctctcactCTCAactttaaaattatccactgacttggcctccaccaccatctgtagcaatgaattccacagattcatcaccctctgtctgaaggaattcctcctcatctccattctaaaggtacgtccttttattctgaggctgtgctctttgCTCCTTGAATCTCCCATTATTGGAAAcattctctgcacatccactgTATCTTGGCCCTCTAATTATCCTGCCATGTTAGTATTGCAAGCCAGGTAAATCTATGGAGTCGAGAATTAAAACCTAACAACTTGATCAGATTGCTGTCATTCTAAACCCAATCTAAGCCAAAATGTCTGTAATGTATTTCATGCATGAGCCGAGCTGAGTTGACCTGATCTGGAAACACTTGAATTAGATTTGACGTCCACTCCTGAGAAAGGTGCACAAGCCCCTTATTCCTCATTCAACCTCCACGGAAGGATGCCACTGCCTGACTCTGGCACTTGAAATGGAAGCCTGAGTAATATACTGCAAGCCTGGGTAAAGGTTGCCAACCACACACTCTCACAAGGGATCACATCCTGTCACTGATACTGAGTCAAACTTGTAAAAGATGCAGAAAATTACTTTTCCAAGCTCGGTGACAATTCCTGCCCACACATGTCATACTATATCATAACATCATACCACTGTGTCATTACATCATACCACTGTGTCATTACATCATACCACTGTATCATTACATCATACCACTATATCATTACATCATACCACtgcacataagatagacacaaaaagccagagtaactcggcttgaaaggcagcatctctggagagaaggaatgggtgacgttacttcagctttttgtggctatcttcggtctaaaccagcatctgcagttccatcctacacataccaCTGTGCAGTCTGTtgcctattccgctgagttactccagcatttattccaCCATTCCTGAAAATAATCTTCTAGTACTTGGTCCGCTCCCTGGCTTAGTGTCCACCCACTGACACCAAGTCAACCAATTCTGGATAAAGTACTGTGTCAGCCAGACCCTAAATGTTTTAGCAAAATATTTACCCAACCTCGTCTCAACCCAACACATATGATTTGGTCCTGTTGGGCTCTAAGAAAAAAAGCTAATTCACCTGGACACTATTTATGCAAAGGTTCAAATCCAATTAAAGGGTAACGATTTCAATACGTACTTTACACATTATGTACCAAAGTGCCCAGTCCTCAAAACCTACAGTGCTACCAAAGTAGGCTCTATTCTTGCTGCTTTTAATCTTACAAGAATTGCTGCTTAATTCCAAGAGACAGATTGAGTGCTGTTATTACAGCGAATGATGGGTCCCTTCATGGCTGGATTTCTACTTAAACTGGAGCTCTTCTTAGTAGTGATGTTCTATTTGCTAAAACGTCTAAGATTGCTACTCCTTGGGTTAGAgatgaaaaaataatttgttcataGATCTAACAAACAAGATTTGCTCATGCTACTATATAATGGATGATGTATTCCTATCTACAATAGTTCTGATTAGTTTTATTACACAGGACTTGCATAATGGAAGTATCTGTTATGCTAAAGCAAATTTTCTTGGTCAAAAGAAAGAAGGAATATTGGAATTATTGGAATTGGAGTTGACTATGTATCTCTCCAATTAGGAGAGGGAGTTAGTGACAATCTTGCAGAGTTTTATAAAACTGTTGTAAAGTTGTTGTCATAGTTCATTGCTAATGTTAAGAAATTGTATTATTTAACTGTTGTTTTGCACTTTGTTTATCCTTACAAGGTACTTTTTCTCTAGGATTTCCAAATAGATTACAAATATTTATTTACAATGcagtaattttaattattttgataTTAAGTGTATGGAATTAAATTAGAGAACTGAACATTTCTTAATTTCATTATTTGTTATTGATCTTTTCAACTCAAAAGGTAAAAATCTGGTTCCAGAATCGAAGAATGAAATGGCGAAATACTAAAGAGAGAGAACTGCTCACACAAGGATATTCCCTGGAACATACATTACAAGAGAAACATCTCTCAACCACTGATTCAAACAATGGTATTGCAAATGATCCTGACCGAAAATCAACACATTTGGACCAGTCTCCAACGTGCAAATACACTGCATTAACGTCAATGTCTCAGAGTAGTCAGTCTGGCGAGAACAGAGTTCCAGATGTGAAAGTAGAAATATTAAAAACATCTCCACACTCCCACTCTATTCTGCATGATAAATACATCTGAGCATTAAATTCCCAGTGAGCACCAATAGTCATCACTGTACTGATACTGTATTTCAAGTGATCCATTCCCCTTTCAAATAAGGGGCTCGCACTTTTTTGGAGACATTTCCTGCAACTTTAGCACCAGTGCCTGAAATATTGCATGCCTGCAATAATGCTGTCAATGTAATTTATTGCATTCAGATGCTATCAAGCAGTGATTCATTTCTAGATCTTCAAAGTTAATTACCTttgttaatttttattttagGAAAGACGTTGACTTTAAAATATGCATGTTTTTACACTTGGCCAATATTTTTCAATTTGAATTTGCCAAATGTAACACGGCCACCATGGACAGTGGTTTGATATGTTAAAACAAATAAAGCAGAGTCTAATACAGGATAATAATTGTATTCTACATTGTAACATTTATATTAAAATACAAGGGCATCAATACAAATGTTAATATCATTTTCCTTTGGAAGGATGTTGGGTAATACAAAATTTAGCATTGCCATCATATTTAATCATTATAGGCATATTTTTATTAACCATGTAGATATAAGTAGCCATCAAGCACCCGTTCACACGatgtgcgtaggaaagaactgcagatgctagtttaaaccgaagatagaatcaaaatgctggagtaactcagtgggacaggctgcatctctggagagaaggaatgggtgatgttttgggtcgagacccttcagtctgctgcctgttccgctgagttacttcacctaTTACCTGTTGACATGATTCTGGCGGTGCTGATATCAGACAATAAGTAAACATGAACCTGTTTAGCACGTGGATGAGAAATACACTTGGAGATGTAATAGATGGTGCTGGAAATGATCTATGTTATTTGCAGTGTGCATTATATCTACATACAGTGTATGTAGATGATTTGGAATGAGGTgaaggtacctgcctcaactacatcctctggcagcttgttcaatacacccaccatccttggtGTAAAAACATTTgctcctcagcttcctattaaatctttctccctcaaaaacctatgtccactggttctcgattccccaacactTGGCAAAAGGCTCTGTGCGTTTACCAGATCTACAGtactcctctcgtgattttgtacacctctataagatgttctcatcctcctgccctccaacgaataaagtcctagccggctcaatctctctctgtatctcaggccctagagtcctggcaacatcctggtaaatcttctctgcaccttttacaATTTGACACCATCTttgctataacatggtgaccaaataaAAACGGAAAATGTTGGAAAGTTCATGG is a window from the Leucoraja erinacea ecotype New England chromosome 19, Leri_hhj_1, whole genome shotgun sequence genome containing:
- the LOC129706411 gene encoding homeobox protein DBX2-like, whose translation is MLPSLIPSPSVSWQVLGPPQLPALHNLGKSFLIDNLLRINGPLNPPLRPIPANPVPVKVAQTAEQIGPSGGPHPTRSSFQLVNPSDNQPAPVTSTSQTVTYPDIALSKCFLPSFPQVLLACCGGSCQQQVSPTDFPISSSFRNCEFPLWPQVSHNKVRRGILRRVVFSEEQRKSLEKTFQKQKYISKTDRKKLATHLGLKDSQVKIWFQNRRMKWRNTKERELLTQGYSLEHTLQEKHLSTTDSNNGIANDPDRKSTHLDQSPTCKYTALTSMSQSSQSGENRVPDVKVEILKTSPHSHSILHDKYI